From Streptomyces sp. HUAS MG91, the proteins below share one genomic window:
- a CDS encoding DoxX family protein, which yields MAHGMRTDAYTGYVDRGRGDWRATAQRYALVPLRIFLGITFIYAAYDKLSDSAFFKATGAGSIGEQMRGVRDSSAIPALVDLALKSPSGFGYAIAFGELAVGIGTLLGVLARIAAVGGALISLSLWLTVSWQTEPYYLGNDLAYLMAWLPLILAGAAVWSVDAWWRGRRRGL from the coding sequence ATGGCTCACGGCATGCGGACCGACGCGTACACCGGATATGTCGACAGGGGACGCGGGGACTGGCGGGCGACCGCGCAGCGGTACGCGCTGGTGCCGCTGCGCATCTTCCTCGGCATCACGTTCATCTACGCGGCGTACGACAAACTCAGCGACAGCGCGTTCTTCAAGGCGACCGGGGCCGGGTCCATCGGGGAGCAGATGCGCGGGGTGCGCGACAGCTCCGCGATTCCGGCGCTCGTCGATCTGGCGCTGAAGTCTCCTTCGGGGTTCGGCTACGCGATCGCCTTCGGCGAGCTGGCGGTCGGTATCGGCACGCTGCTCGGGGTGCTGGCCCGGATCGCGGCGGTGGGCGGCGCGCTCATCTCGCTCAGCCTGTGGCTGACCGTGAGCTGGCAGACGGAGCCGTACTACCTCGGCAACGACCTGGCGTACCTGATGGCGTGGCTGCCGCTGATTCTGGCCGGGGCGGCGGTGTGGTCGGTGGACGCGTGGTGGCGGGGCCGTAGGCGCGGCCTCTGA